A window from Mus caroli chromosome 2, CAROLI_EIJ_v1.1, whole genome shotgun sequence encodes these proteins:
- the Duox1 gene encoding dual oxidase 1, with protein MGFHLALAWTLLLGTLASLGAQNSISWEVQRFDGWYNNLMEHRWGSKGSRLQRLVPASYADGVYQPLKEPYLPNPRHLSNRVMRGSAGQPSLRNRTVLGVFFGYHVLSDLVSVETPGCPAEFLNIYIPRGDPVFDPDKRGNVVLPFQRSRWDPKTGQSPSNPRDQSNQVTGWLDGSAIYGSSHSWSDTLRSFSGGQLASGPDPAFPSDSQSSLLMWMAPDPSTGQGGPQGVYAFGAQRGNREPFLQALGLLWFRYHNLCARKLAQEHPHWGDEELFQHARKRVIATYQNIAMYEWLPSFLKQTPPEYPGYHPFLDPSISPEFVVASEQFLSTMVPSGVYMRNASCHFQGISSHNSSVSGALRVCNSYWSREHPKLQRAEDVDALLLGMASQIAEREDHVVVEDMQDFWPGPLKFSRTDYLASCLQRGRDLGLPSYTKAREALGLSPISHWQDINPALSRSNGTVLEATAALYNQDLSRLELLPGGLLESHGDPGPLFSTIVLDQFVRLRDGDRYWFENTRNGLFSKEEIAEIRNTSLRDILVAVTNVDPSALQRSVFFWLAGDPCPQPSQLSAKGLPACAPLFIRDYFEGSGFGFGLTIGTLCCFPLVSLLSAWIVARLRMRNFKRLQRQDRQSIMSEKLVGGVEALEWQGRNEPCRPVLVHLQPGQIRVVDGRLTVLRTIQLRPPQQVNLILSSNRGRRTLLLKIPKEYDLVLLFNMEEERQALVENVRGALKENGLSFQEWELREQELMRAAVTRQQRGHLLETFFRHLFSQVLDINQADAGTLPLDSSTKVREALTCELSRAEFADSLGLKPQDMFVESMFSLADKDGNGYLSFREFLDILVVFMKGSPEEKSRLMFRMYDFDGNGLISKDEFIRMLRSFIEISNNCLSKAQLAEVVESMFRESGFQDKEELTWEDFHFMLRDHDSDLRFTQLCVKGVEVPEVIKNLCRRASYISQEKICPSPRMSAHCARNNMKTASSPQRLQCPMDTDPPQEIRRRFGKKVTSFQPLLFTEAHREKFQRSRRHQTVQQFKRFIENYRRHIGCVAVFYTITGALFLERAYYYAFVAHHSGITDTTRVGIILSRGTAASISFMFSYILLTMCRNLITFLRETFLNRYIPFDAAVDFHRLIASTAIILTVLHSAGHVVNVYLFSISPLSVLSCLFPGLFHDDGSEFPQKYYWWFFQTVPGLTGVLLLLALAIMYVFASHHFRRRSFRGFWLTHHLYIFLYILLIIHGSFALIQMPRFHIFFLVPAIIYVGDKLVSLSRKKVEISVVKAELLPSGVTHLRFQRPQGFEYKSGQWVRIACLALGTTEYHPFTLTSAPHEDTLSLHIRAAGPWTTRLREIYSPPTGDTCARYPKLYLDGPFGEGHQEWHKFEVSVLVGGGIGVTPFASILKDLVFKSSVSCQVFCKKIYFIWVTRTQRQFEWLADIIREVEENDRQDLVSVHIYITQLAEKFDLRTTMLYICERHFQKVLNRSLFTGLRSITHFGRPPFEPFFNSLQEVHPQVRKIGVFSCGPPGMTKNVEKACQLINRQDRTHFSHHYENF; from the exons ATGGGGTTCCACTTAGCTCTGGCCTGGACTCTCCTGCTTGGGACATTGGCTTCTTTGG GAGCTCAGAACTCCATTTCTTGGGAGGTACAGCGATTTGATGGATGGTATAACAACCTCATGGAGCACAGATGGGGCAGCAAAG GCTCTCGGCTACAGCGCCTTGTTCCAGCCAGCTATGCAGACGGTGTCTACCAGCCCTTGAAAGAACCCTACCTGCCTAACCCCCGACACCTTAGTAACAGGGTCATGAGAGGTTCTGCAGGGCAGCCATCTCTTCGGAACCGTACAGTCCTGGGTGTCTTCTTTG GCTACCACGTGCTCTCGGACCTGGTGAGTGTGGAAACACCAGGCTGCCCTGCAGAATTCCTTAACATTTACATCCCACGTGGGGACCCGGTGTTCGACCCTGACAAGCGCGGGAACGTGGTGCTGCCCTTTCAGAGGAGCCGCTGGGACCCCAAGACTGGACAGAGCCCCAGCAACCCGCGGGATCAG AGCAACCAGGTGACCGGCTGGCTAGATGGCAGTGCCATCTATGGCTCCTCTCATTCCTGGAGTGACACTCTGAGGAGCTTCTCTGGAGGACAGCTGGCTTCTGGGCCTGACCCTGCTTTCCCATCGGACTCCCAGAGCTCTCTGCTCATGTGGATGGCGCCGGACCCCTCCACGGGGCAGGGAGGGCCACAGGGGGTGTATG CTTTCGGGGCCCAGCGCGGGAACAGGGAGCCCTTTCTGCAGGCACTGGGCTTGTTGTGGTTTCGCTACCACAACCTGTGTGCCAGGAAGCTGGCGCAGGAGCACCCACACTGGGGGGATGAGGAGCTGTTCCAGCATGCTCGCAAGAGGGTCATTGCCACCTACCAG AACATTGCAATGTATGAGTGGCTGCCCAGCTTCCTGAAGCAAACTCCTCCGGAGTATCCAg GATACCATCCATTTCTGGACCCCAGTATCTCCCCAGAGTTCGTTGTGGCCTCTGAGCAGTTCCTCTCTACCATGGTGCCCTCTGGGGTCTACATGAG GAATGCCAGTTGTCACTTCCAGGGGATTTCCAGTCATAACTCAAGTGTCTCTGGAGCTCTCCGGGTCTGCAACAGCTACTGGAGTCGAGAG CACCCCAAGCTACAAAGGGCTGAAGATGTGGATGCGCTGCTGCTGGGCATGGCCTCCCAGATTGCTGAGAGAGAGGACCACGTGGTGGTTGAGGACATGCAAG atttctgGCCTGGGCCACTGAAGTTTTCCCGTACAGACTACCTGGCCAGCTGCCTGCAGAGGGGCCGGGATCTAGGCCTGCCTTCTTACACCAAAGCCAGGGAGGCACTGGGCCTGTCTCCCATTTCCCACTGGCAGGACATCAACCCTGCACTCTCCAGGAGCAATGGCACT GTGCTGGAGGCCACAGCTGCCCTGTACAATCAGGACCTGTCTCGGCTGGAGCTACTCCCAGGGGGGCTTCTGGAGAGTCATGGAGACCCTGGACCCCTTTTCAGCACTATTGTCCTTGACCAGTTTGTCAGGCTACGAGATGGTGACCGTTACTGGTTTGAAAACACCAGGAACGG ATTGTTCTCTAAGGAAGAGATCGCAGAGATCCGAAACACTTCCCTACGGGACATTCTAGTGGCTGTCACCAATGTGGACCCCAGTGCCCTACAGCGCAGTGTCTTCTTTTGGCTTGCAG gagACCCCTGTCCACAGCCAAGTCAGCTCAGCGCCAAGGGCCTGCCAGCCTGTGCCCCCCTCTTCATTCGGGACTATTTCGAGGGGAGTGGATTTGGCTTCGGACTCACCATTGGGACCCTTTGCTGTTTCCCCTTAG TCAGCCTCCTCAGTGCCTGGATTGTTGCCCGGCTTCGAATGAGGAATTTCAAGAGGCTCCAGAGACAAGACCGACAGAGCATCATGTCGGAGAAGCTTGTAGGGGGAGTGGAAG CTTTGGAGTGGCAGGGCCGCAATGAACCCTGCAGGCCAGTGCTTGTGCACTTACAGCCGGGACAGATCCGAGTAGTGGACGGCAGGCTCACTGTGCTCCGGACCATCCAGCTGCGGCCCCCACAGCAAGTCAACCTCATCCTGTCCAGCAACCGTGGACGCCGCACCCTGCTGCTCAAGATCCCCAAGGAGTATGATCTG GTTCTGTTGTTTAACATGGAGGAGGAGCGGCAGGCACTGGTGGAAAACGTCAGGGGAGCTCTGAAGGAGAATGGGCTGAGCTTCCAGGAGTGGGAACtgagggagcaggagctgatgagggCAGCAGTGACCAGGCAACAACGGGGCCACCTCCTGGAGACCTTCTTCAGGCACCTTTTCTCCCAG GTGTTAGACATCAATCAGGCTGATGCAGGGACTCTGCCTCTGGATTCTTCGACCAAAGTGCGTGAGGCCCTGACCTGTGAGCTGAGCAGAGCTGAGTTTGCAGACTCCCTAGGCCTCAAGCCCCAGGACATGTTTGTGGAGTCCATGTTTTCTCTGGCTGACAAGGATGGCAATGGCTACCTGTCCTTCCGGGAGTTCCTGGACATCCTGGTGGTCTTCATGAAag GCTCCCCAGAGGAGAAGTCTCGCCTTATGTTCCGAATGTATGACTTTGATGGGAACGGTCTCATTTCCAAGGATGAGTTCATTAGGATGCTAAG GTCCTTCATCGAGATCTCCAACAACTGCCTGTCCAAAGCCCAGCTGGCTGAGGTGGTTGAGTCTATGTTCCGGGAGTCAGGCTTCCAGGACAAGGAGGAGCTGACCTGGGAGGACTTCCACTTCATGCTGCGGGACCACGACAGTGATCTCCGATTCACACAGCTCTGTGTCAAAG GTGTGGAAGTGCCGGAAGTGATCAAGAACCTCTGCCGGCGAGCCTCCTACATCAGCCAGGAGAAGATCTG CCCTTCGCCCAGAATGAGTGCCCACTGTGCCCGAAACAACATGAAGACTGCGTCATCACCACAGAGACTGCAGTGCCCCATGGACACAGACCCTCCTCAAGAGATTCGACGGAGGTTTGGCAAAAA GGTAACTTCATTCCAGCCCTTACTGTTCACTGAGGCACACCGAGAGAAGTTTCAACGCAGCCGCCGCCACCAAACGGTGCAGCAGTTCAAGCGCTTTATTGAGAATTACAGGCGCCACATTGGCTGTGTAGCGGTGTTTTACACCATCACTGGGGCGCTCTTCCTGGAGAGAGCCTACT ACTATGCGTTTGTGGCTCACCACAGTGGCATCACCGATACCACACGTGTAGGCATCATCCTGTCCCGGGGCACAGCGGCCAGCATCTCCTTCATGTTCTCTTACATCCTGCTCACCATGTGCCGCAACCTCATCACCTTCTTGCGGGAGACCTTCCTCAACCGCTACATTCCCTTCGATGCTGCCGTGGACTTCCATCGCCTCATTGCCTCCACAGCCATCATCCTCACAG TCTTACACAGTGCTGGCCACGTAGTGAATGTGTACCTGTTCTCCATCAGTCCGCTGAGTGTCCTCTCTTGCCTCTTCCCTGGCCTCTTCCACGATGATGG GTCAGAGTTCCCTCAGAAGTATTACTGGTGGTTCTTCCAGACTGTGCCAG GTCTCACTGGGGTCCTCCTGCTCCTGGCCCTGGCCATCATGTACGTCTTCGCCTCCCACCACTTCCGCCGCCGCAGTTTCCGGGGCTTCTGGCTGACCCATCACCTCTACATTTTTCTCTACATTCTG CTCATCATACATGGCAGCTTTGCTCTGATCCAGATGCCCCGGTTCCACATCTTCTTCCTGGTCCCTGCAATTATTTATGTGGGGGACAAGCTGGTGAGCCTGAGCCGGAAGAAGGTGGAGATCAGCGTGGTGAAGGCTGAGCTGCTGCCATCAG GAGTGACCCACCTGCGGTTCCAGAGGCCCCAGGGCTTTGAGTATAAGTCAGGGCAGTGGGTTCGGATTGCGTGCCTGGCTCTGGGAACCACCGAGTATCACCCTTTCACACTGACTTCTGCACCCCATGAGGACACACTCAGCCTGCACATCCGGGCGGCTGGACCCTGGACCACTCGCCTCAGGGAGATCTACTCACCCCCAACGGGTGACACCTGTGCCAGATACCCAAAG CTGTACCTCGATGGACCGTTTGGAGAGGGCCACCAGGAGTGGCATAAGTTTGAGGTGTCAGTGTTGGTAGGAGGAGGTATTGGAGTCACTCCCTTTGCCTCCATCCTCAAAGACCTGGTTTTCAAGTCATCAGTCAGCTGCCAAGTGTTCTGTAAGAAG ATCTACTTCATCTGGGTGACAAGAACGCAGCGACAGTTTGAGTGGCTGGCTGACATCATCCGGGAGGTGGAGGAGAATGACCGCCAGGACCTGGTGTCTGTGCACATCTACATTACTCAGCTGGCTGAGAAGTTCGACCTCAGGACCACCATGCTG TACATCTGTGAGCGGCACTTCCAGAAGGTGCTGAACAGGAGTTTGTTCACGGGCCTGCGCTCCATCACCCACTTTGGTCGCCCTCCCTTTGAGCCCTTTTTCAACTCTCTGCAGGAAGTCCACCCCCAG GTCCGGAAGATTGGAGTATTTAGCTGTGGTCCCCCTGGCATGACTAAGAATGTAGAGAAGGCCTGTCAGCTCATCAACAGGCAGGACAGGACTCATTTCTCTCACCATTATGAGAACTTCTAG